One window of the Dehalococcoidia bacterium genome contains the following:
- a CDS encoding TIGR03960 family B12-binding radical SAM protein — MTDLHDILPGVTKPARYTGGEWNSVVKDWGSTDVKIALAYPDTYEIGMSNLGLSILYHLVNNEPYALAERVYAPWIDMRDAMKSAAIPLFSLESKRPLRDFDIVGFSLGYELTYTNVLGMLDLAGIPLLSSERRDGDPLIIAGGSCALNPEPMWEFIDLFVMGEGEEVVIEFLRSFRDFKMNGGSDRHALLRHLSRIPGVYVPAFYDVSYNSDNTVSEVARVSTDVPKSISRRIMNELLPAVTSPVIPYISTVHDRAMIEIQRGCTRGCRFCHAGVVYRPVRERPVNEILAAMDDLLKNTGYNELSLLSLSTSDYSNIEKLINNINLKFRDDSLKISLPSLRLDSFSVALMDAITAGKKTSLTFAPEAGSERLRRVINKSLTDDVIINTLAVACSHGWNNVKLYFMLGLPTETSEDIEAIAALARRAGTDIAKQCGRRLNIKLSASAFVPKPHTPFQWVGQVNRDEMNDRIDILRRGLKKSGTRLTWQDPRVSFLESVLSRGDRRLSRVIHTAWRLGAGFDAWSERFRYDLWLKAFEDCSIDPSFYANRTRPLDEVLPWNHIDTGVSIDYLKQEYINSTNETATDDCRVGRCNHCGLERVIPACGTLL, encoded by the coding sequence ATGACGGATTTGCATGACATCTTGCCAGGTGTAACCAAACCGGCGCGATACACGGGCGGCGAATGGAACAGCGTCGTCAAGGATTGGGGCTCGACCGATGTTAAGATCGCTCTGGCCTACCCGGATACCTACGAAATAGGGATGTCGAACCTGGGGCTGTCCATCCTGTATCATCTCGTCAATAACGAGCCGTATGCCCTGGCCGAACGGGTTTATGCTCCCTGGATCGATATGCGGGACGCGATGAAGAGTGCGGCGATCCCGCTCTTCAGCCTGGAATCGAAACGGCCGCTGCGCGATTTCGATATCGTCGGCTTCTCGCTGGGCTACGAGCTGACCTATACCAATGTACTCGGCATGCTGGACCTGGCGGGGATACCGCTGCTGTCGTCGGAGAGAAGGGACGGCGACCCCCTGATCATCGCCGGAGGAAGCTGCGCCCTCAATCCTGAGCCCATGTGGGAGTTCATCGATCTGTTCGTCATGGGGGAGGGCGAGGAAGTTGTAATAGAGTTTCTGCGATCCTTCCGCGACTTCAAGATGAATGGCGGTTCGGACAGGCACGCTCTGCTGCGGCATCTTTCGAGAATACCCGGCGTGTACGTGCCGGCTTTCTACGACGTATCGTACAATAGCGATAACACTGTGTCTGAGGTGGCGCGGGTATCGACGGATGTCCCCAAATCGATATCGCGGCGCATAATGAACGAACTGCTTCCCGCCGTCACCTCTCCGGTGATACCTTATATATCCACGGTGCACGACAGGGCCATGATAGAGATACAGCGCGGCTGCACCAGGGGCTGCCGTTTCTGCCACGCCGGCGTTGTCTACCGCCCGGTACGCGAGAGGCCGGTAAACGAGATACTGGCGGCTATGGACGATTTACTCAAGAACACCGGATACAACGAGCTTTCACTGCTGTCGCTGAGCACGAGCGATTACTCGAACATAGAGAAGCTGATAAACAATATAAATCTCAAGTTCCGCGACGACAGCCTTAAGATATCCCTGCCCAGCCTGCGGCTGGACAGCTTCTCCGTGGCCCTCATGGACGCCATCACCGCCGGCAAGAAAACGAGCCTGACCTTCGCGCCTGAGGCGGGGAGCGAGCGGCTGCGGCGGGTCATCAATAAGAGCCTGACGGACGATGTGATTATTAATACCCTGGCCGTGGCCTGCAGCCACGGATGGAATAACGTTAAGCTCTACTTCATGCTGGGGCTGCCTACCGAGACCTCTGAGGATATCGAGGCGATAGCGGCGCTGGCGCGGCGCGCCGGTACTGATATCGCTAAACAGTGCGGACGGAGATTGAACATCAAGCTGAGCGCCTCGGCCTTTGTGCCCAAGCCGCACACGCCGTTCCAGTGGGTGGGGCAGGTAAATCGGGATGAGATGAACGACAGGATTGATATCCTGCGCCGCGGCTTGAAGAAATCCGGGACGCGGCTCACATGGCAGGACCCTCGCGTCAGCTTCCTGGAATCCGTGCTGTCGCGGGGCGACCGCCGCCTTTCGCGGGTGATACATACGGCATGGCGGCTTGGCGCCGGATTCGATGCATGGAGCGAGCGATTCAGGTACGACCTGTGGCTCAAGGCGTTCGAGGATTGCTCTATAGACCCTTCGTTCTATGCCAACCGCACGCGTCCTCTGGATGAAGTTCTGCCGTGGAACCATATCGATACCGGCGTTAGCATCGATTACCTGAAACAGGAATACATCAACAGTACAAATGAAACAGCTACAGATGACTGCCGCGTCGGACGCTGCAATCATTGCGGCCTGGAGCGCGTCATCCCCGCATGCGGGACATTGCTGTAG
- the gyrA gene encoding DNA gyrase subunit A — protein sequence MQAGSVKPIDIHEEMKNSYLDYAMSVIVSRALPDVRDGLKPVQRRILYAMGEMGINYNSAHKKSARIVGDVMGKYHPHGDSPVYEAMVRMSQDFSMRIPLIDGQGNFGSVDNDPPAAMRYTEARLARIANEMLADIDKDTVNFVQNFDGSLTEPTVLPSRFPNLLVNGASGIAVGMATNIPPHNLIEISDALCLLIDNPEASPDELSDIVKGPDFPTAGIIYGREGIKNAYATGKGRVIIRSRYSVEELAKGRQQIVVTELPYQVNKAALVERISDLVKAKKIEGITELRDESDRNGIRVVIEMRRGMEPEQVLNNLFKHTPMQTAFYLNMLALVDGQPKVVSLKTALQQYIIFRQDVIIRRTRFELKKAQDRAHILEGLKIALDHLDEVISTIRNSSSADAAKKNLMEKFGLTDIQSQAILDMQLRRLAALERKKITDEYAEVLKTIAYLEDLLANPRKVLYLIKEDVIEVRDKYGDERRTEIIVEELGQMSEEDLIHHQKVAIVLTTRGYIKRMPLETYRVQQRGGRGVAGISIREEEMVRRLLVADTLDTLLFFTNTGRVFSLKCYKVPQETSRIAKGTPLVKLIAISEEERVTEVLPITEFIPGYFLLMMTSKGIIKRTALEHFAAVRSNGIIAMKLPKGQQLISTRIARNEDEVIAISEKAQAIRFPVAELRIASRTSGGVRGMRVAPDDNVVQMDIVIQDASLLVLTKSGQGKCSRLANYRQQSRGGSGVKTLSQKVGKVVAARVVKDSDEVMIQSAQGVVIRMRGDAIPIQGRIRRGASVMKLDEGDEVMSIAALREE from the coding sequence ATGCAAGCAGGATCGGTTAAACCCATTGATATCCACGAGGAAATGAAGAATTCCTACCTGGATTACGCCATGAGCGTGATAGTGTCCCGCGCCCTGCCGGACGTGCGCGACGGACTGAAGCCGGTGCAGAGGCGCATCCTGTACGCCATGGGCGAGATGGGGATCAACTACAACTCGGCCCACAAGAAGAGCGCCCGTATCGTCGGCGATGTCATGGGCAAGTACCACCCCCACGGCGACTCCCCCGTATACGAGGCCATGGTGCGTATGTCCCAGGACTTCTCAATGAGGATACCGCTCATCGACGGCCAGGGCAACTTCGGCAGCGTGGATAATGACCCGCCCGCCGCCATGAGATACACCGAGGCCCGCCTGGCCCGCATAGCGAATGAAATGCTTGCCGATATCGATAAAGACACCGTAAACTTCGTGCAGAACTTCGACGGCTCGCTCACGGAGCCTACCGTTCTCCCTTCAAGATTCCCCAACCTACTGGTCAACGGCGCTTCGGGCATCGCCGTAGGCATGGCAACAAACATTCCGCCCCATAATTTAATTGAGATATCGGACGCCCTTTGCCTTCTCATCGATAATCCCGAGGCCTCGCCCGATGAGCTTTCCGATATCGTGAAGGGCCCGGACTTCCCCACCGCCGGCATAATATACGGCCGCGAGGGCATAAAGAACGCCTACGCCACCGGCAAGGGCCGCGTCATCATCAGATCCAGGTATTCCGTGGAAGAACTGGCCAAAGGCCGCCAGCAGATAGTGGTGACCGAACTGCCCTATCAGGTGAACAAGGCCGCTCTGGTGGAGCGCATATCGGACCTGGTCAAGGCCAAGAAGATCGAGGGCATCACCGAGCTTCGCGACGAATCGGACCGCAACGGCATACGCGTCGTCATCGAGATGAGACGGGGCATGGAGCCGGAGCAGGTGCTGAACAACCTGTTCAAGCACACGCCAATGCAGACCGCTTTCTATCTTAATATGCTGGCGCTGGTTGACGGACAGCCCAAGGTGGTAAGCCTTAAGACGGCGCTGCAGCAGTATATAATCTTCCGCCAGGATGTCATCATCCGCCGCACCAGATTCGAGCTGAAGAAGGCTCAGGACCGCGCGCATATATTAGAAGGTTTAAAGATAGCCCTGGATCACCTGGACGAGGTCATATCCACCATCAGGAATTCCAGCAGCGCGGACGCCGCCAAGAAGAACCTTATGGAGAAGTTCGGACTGACCGATATACAGTCCCAGGCCATCCTGGACATGCAGCTCAGGCGTCTGGCGGCGCTGGAGCGCAAGAAGATAACGGACGAATACGCCGAGGTGCTGAAGACCATCGCGTATCTGGAAGACCTTCTGGCCAACCCGCGCAAGGTGCTCTATTTAATAAAAGAAGACGTCATCGAGGTCAGGGATAAGTACGGCGATGAGCGCCGCACCGAGATAATCGTAGAGGAACTGGGACAGATGAGCGAGGAGGACCTGATCCATCATCAGAAGGTGGCCATCGTTTTGACGACCCGCGGCTACATCAAGCGCATGCCGCTGGAGACCTACCGCGTGCAGCAGAGGGGCGGACGCGGCGTGGCCGGCATCTCCATCCGCGAGGAGGAGATGGTGCGCCGCCTGCTGGTGGCCGACACGCTGGACACACTGCTGTTCTTCACCAACACGGGCCGTGTCTTTTCACTGAAGTGCTACAAGGTGCCGCAGGAGACATCGCGCATCGCCAAGGGCACCCCGCTGGTGAAGCTCATAGCGATATCGGAAGAGGAGCGCGTCACCGAGGTTCTGCCGATAACCGAGTTCATACCGGGCTATTTCCTGCTCATGATGACGAGCAAGGGCATAATAAAGAGGACGGCGCTGGAGCATTTCGCCGCGGTGCGCTCCAACGGCATCATCGCGATGAAGCTGCCCAAGGGGCAGCAGCTCATATCGACGAGGATCGCCCGTAACGAGGATGAGGTCATAGCCATATCCGAGAAGGCCCAGGCCATACGGTTCCCCGTCGCCGAGCTGCGCATCGCCTCCCGCACCAGCGGCGGCGTGAGGGGTATGCGCGTGGCCCCGGACGATAATGTTGTGCAGATGGACATAGTGATCCAGGACGCCAGCCTGCTGGTGCTGACGAAATCGGGCCAGGGCAAGTGCAGCCGCCTGGCCAACTACCGTCAGCAGTCGCGCGGCGGCAGCGGCGTCAAGACGCTGAGCCAGAAGGTGGGCAAGGTGGTGGCGGCCAGGGTGGTGAAGGATTCGGACGAGGTTATGATACAGTCCGCCCAGGGCGTGGTCATACGCATGCGCGGCGACGCTATACCCATCCAGGGCCGCATCAGGCGCGGCGCATCCGTTATGAAGCTTGACGAGGGCGACGAGGTTATGTCAATCGCCGCCCTGCGCGAAGAATAA
- a CDS encoding tetratricopeptide repeat protein has protein sequence METQCGEAKLKRERTQEAITFAMEGRWDEAIAANESIIEAAPNDINALNRLGKALTEKGRYKEAIEAYNRTLGIDAKNIIARKNLRRLSLLKEKQPAPSEDRPKAVPRTFIEETGKAGVARLDQPAPREILVKMSAGDIVQLKLKKQRLVVENEAGEYLGQVEARINTRLSKLMKGGNKYSAAIASISDSAVKIIITETYQHPKQLGRPSFPAKLSDGFRSYVKGSILKYELGDEEETYDDSGDVVDTEEDTEVLPDSMTLMTSETSADKVLEEEA, from the coding sequence ATGGAAACTCAATGTGGTGAGGCAAAATTGAAGAGGGAGCGGACACAGGAAGCGATTACCTTTGCTATGGAAGGGCGATGGGATGAGGCCATAGCCGCCAATGAGAGCATTATAGAAGCCGCGCCTAACGACATAAACGCGTTGAACAGGCTGGGCAAGGCGTTAACGGAAAAAGGACGATATAAGGAGGCCATCGAGGCCTACAACCGGACACTGGGAATCGATGCGAAAAACATCATCGCGCGCAAGAACCTGAGAAGGCTGTCCCTGCTGAAAGAAAAACAGCCGGCGCCTTCTGAGGACCGCCCCAAAGCCGTACCCCGCACCTTTATAGAGGAGACGGGCAAGGCGGGCGTGGCCAGGCTGGACCAGCCGGCCCCCAGGGAGATTCTGGTAAAAATGTCCGCCGGCGATATCGTTCAGTTGAAGCTTAAGAAGCAGCGCCTGGTTGTGGAGAATGAGGCCGGAGAATACCTGGGACAGGTGGAGGCCCGCATCAACACGCGCCTCTCAAAGCTCATGAAGGGCGGCAACAAGTATTCCGCGGCTATAGCCAGCATATCCGACAGCGCTGTAAAGATCATCATCACCGAGACCTATCAACACCCCAAACAGCTGGGGCGTCCTTCCTTCCCCGCAAAGCTCAGCGACGGTTTCCGCTCGTATGTGAAAGGCAGTATCCTGAAGTATGAGCTCGGCGACGAGGAAGAGACATACGATGACAGCGGCGATGTGGTGGATACGGAAGAGGATACCGAGGTCCTGCCGGACAGCATGACCCTGATGACCTCCGAAACCAGCGCGGACAAAGTTCTCGAAGAAGAAGCCTGA
- a CDS encoding glycosyltransferase family 2 protein, with protein MQLSIVIPVMNEGANLKELLPGLHDIASRIAHDHEIVLIDGGSVDNTCQVGQDNGACVIRQSGRGYGAALRDGFSAAHGEYVLTLDGDMSHRPDFIPDMWDKRNAAEIVIASRYITGGSTEMTKMRRLLSRALNKFFTLGLSLPFRDISSGFRLYHASLLKDINLESSDFDVLEEILIKSYTKGYKIVEVPFHYAQRKNGSSHVNLLMFGVSYLKTFKRMRRLRRI; from the coding sequence TTGCAACTGAGTATTGTTATCCCTGTCATGAATGAGGGCGCTAATCTCAAGGAGCTTCTGCCCGGACTGCATGATATAGCATCGCGCATAGCTCATGATCACGAAATAGTGCTGATAGACGGCGGATCTGTTGATAATACCTGTCAGGTTGGACAAGATAATGGCGCCTGTGTCATCCGGCAGAGCGGCCGCGGATATGGAGCGGCCCTTCGCGACGGTTTTTCAGCAGCACACGGCGAATATGTATTAACGCTTGATGGCGATATGTCACACCGTCCGGACTTCATCCCTGACATGTGGGATAAGCGCAACGCGGCTGAGATTGTTATCGCGTCACGCTATATCACAGGTGGCTCGACAGAGATGACAAAGATGCGCAGGCTCTTAAGCCGAGCCCTGAACAAGTTCTTTACACTCGGACTTTCCCTGCCATTCCGTGATATCTCTAGCGGATTTCGGCTGTATCATGCATCGTTACTAAAAGATATTAACCTTGAAAGTTCGGATTTTGACGTTCTTGAGGAAATACTTATCAAGTCCTACACTAAGGGCTATAAGATAGTAGAGGTCCCTTTCCATTACGCCCAGCGTAAGAATGGCTCGAGCCATGTCAACCTACTTATGTTTGGCGTCTCGTATTTGAAAACATTCAAGCGTATGCGGCGCTTAAGACGGATATAA
- a CDS encoding aspartate kinase: MAIIVQKYGGSSVADVEKIRNVARRAIKAKEKGNEVVVVVSAMGKTTDGLIALARQVTDHPDVREMDVLLSTGELVSSTLLAMTLKSMGHDAVSLSGAQAGIMTDAVYAKARIIDIEAKRIKKELKAGKIVIVAGFQGITSEDDVTTLGRGGSDTTAVALAIALKAEVCETYTDVDGVYTADPRIVPEARKVKEIGYEEMMELASSGAKVLHMRCVELGEMYDMPILVASSFTDAPGSLIHGGMNMETRAKVRGIALDQNVAKVTILGVPDKPGIASAVFDALANANVSVDTIVQNASVERVTDLTFTVAKSDLDEAIRVVEPVVKSIGARGCVADAKLGKVSIIGIGMQNTPGYAARMFHSLYEAGINIELITTSEIRITCIVHEDKAKDAVKALHRVFELDKGNA, from the coding sequence ATGGCAATAATAGTGCAGAAGTATGGCGGCAGTTCGGTCGCCGATGTGGAAAAAATAAGGAACGTAGCGCGAAGGGCCATAAAGGCCAAGGAGAAGGGCAATGAAGTAGTAGTGGTAGTCTCCGCCATGGGCAAGACTACGGACGGGCTGATAGCGCTGGCCCGCCAGGTTACCGATCATCCCGATGTCAGGGAGATGGATGTCCTGCTCTCCACGGGAGAGCTTGTATCAAGCACGCTGCTGGCCATGACGCTGAAGTCGATGGGGCATGACGCCGTGAGTCTGAGCGGCGCGCAGGCGGGCATAATGACCGACGCGGTATACGCCAAGGCGCGCATCATCGATATCGAAGCCAAGCGTATTAAAAAAGAGCTTAAAGCGGGCAAGATCGTCATAGTCGCCGGTTTCCAGGGGATCACCTCAGAAGATGACGTGACAACTCTTGGACGCGGCGGCTCCGATACCACCGCCGTGGCGCTGGCTATAGCGCTAAAGGCGGAAGTATGCGAAACATACACGGATGTGGACGGCGTCTATACCGCGGACCCGCGCATCGTTCCGGAAGCGCGCAAGGTCAAGGAAATAGGATACGAAGAGATGATGGAGCTTGCCAGCTCCGGGGCCAAGGTGCTGCATATGAGATGCGTGGAGCTTGGAGAGATGTACGATATGCCCATACTGGTGGCTTCCAGCTTCACCGACGCTCCTGGCAGCTTAATTCATGGAGGAATGAATATGGAAACAAGGGCAAAAGTTCGCGGGATCGCTCTTGATCAGAACGTGGCAAAAGTCACGATATTGGGCGTCCCCGATAAGCCGGGCATAGCCAGCGCCGTTTTCGACGCTCTTGCCAATGCTAATGTCAGTGTGGACACCATAGTGCAGAACGCCAGCGTGGAACGGGTAACCGACCTGACTTTCACGGTGGCCAAGAGCGATCTTGATGAGGCGATACGCGTCGTTGAGCCGGTGGTGAAGTCGATAGGCGCAAGGGGCTGTGTTGCGGATGCGAAGCTCGGTAAAGTGAGCATCATAGGCATAGGGATGCAGAATACGCCGGGATACGCCGCCAGGATGTTTCATTCATTGTATGAAGCGGGAATCAATATCGAACTGATCACCACATCTGAAATCAGGATCACCTGTATAGTTCACGAAGATAAGGCCAAGGATGCGGTGAAAGCGCTGCACCGTGTATTTGAGCTGGATAAAGGCAACGCGTAG
- a CDS encoding cofactor-independent phosphoglycerate mutase, with protein MAMKYCVLIIDGAAGWPIPDRGNMTALELADTPNLDRMAKEGIVGLVRTVPPGMEPSSAVACMSVLGYDPLIYFKGRSAIEAISMDVPFTSDDILFRCNLVAIKDGMMWSYSAGHISREEGRALIEALNNEIGGKDVCFYPGVGYRHICKITDHEIGLEAICTPPHDIPSKPIAEYMPHGPGSELLVDLMERSRYVLSDHPVNLNRISRGEIPATMIWLFWGSGHIPPLPSFQTKYEIKGAITSGVDLLRGLGKMAGFTILDISGVTDNVDNDYTAQVTGALKALEDHDIVFIHVEAPDEAAHSGSAEDKIASIEKIDSEMVSRILEWNNDDIQFLAMPDHPTPLAIQTHTEEAVPFVVWGKGVTSNGAARFTEVEAKKTGAFVENGYNMMDKIVIRWRKKTEIIWQ; from the coding sequence ATGGCCATGAAATATTGCGTGCTGATAATCGACGGCGCCGCCGGCTGGCCCATACCGGATCGTGGTAACATGACAGCCCTTGAACTGGCGGATACGCCCAACCTGGACCGCATGGCAAAAGAGGGCATAGTTGGTCTGGTTCGCACGGTGCCTCCGGGCATGGAGCCTTCCAGCGCCGTCGCCTGCATGTCCGTGCTGGGATATGATCCGCTAATTTATTTCAAGGGCAGGAGCGCTATCGAGGCTATCAGCATGGATGTCCCATTCACAAGTGATGACATATTATTTCGCTGCAATCTTGTAGCAATAAAAGATGGAATGATGTGGAGTTATTCTGCGGGACATATCTCAAGAGAAGAAGGCCGCGCTCTCATAGAAGCTCTAAATAACGAGATTGGGGGCAAGGATGTTTGTTTTTATCCCGGTGTCGGATATCGTCATATATGTAAGATAACGGATCATGAAATTGGACTTGAAGCGATATGTACTCCGCCACATGATATCCCCAGCAAGCCGATAGCTGAATACATGCCGCACGGACCGGGCAGCGAACTCTTAGTCGATCTGATGGAGCGCTCTCGATACGTCCTGAGTGATCACCCTGTGAATTTAAATCGAATATCCCGGGGAGAGATCCCGGCAACGATGATTTGGCTTTTCTGGGGCAGCGGTCATATACCTCCGCTGCCTTCTTTTCAGACCAAATACGAAATTAAAGGGGCAATTACTTCAGGAGTCGATTTGCTCCGTGGTTTAGGCAAAATGGCGGGTTTCACGATTCTTGATATCAGCGGTGTTACCGATAATGTAGATAATGATTATACCGCACAGGTTACCGGTGCTCTCAAAGCGCTTGAAGACCACGACATAGTTTTCATACACGTGGAGGCCCCTGACGAAGCTGCGCACAGCGGATCGGCAGAGGACAAGATAGCATCTATAGAAAAGATTGATTCCGAGATGGTCAGTCGCATACTCGAATGGAATAACGACGATATCCAGTTTCTTGCTATGCCCGACCATCCAACGCCGCTGGCGATTCAAACTCACACGGAGGAAGCAGTGCCATTTGTTGTCTGGGGGAAGGGTGTGACTTCAAACGGGGCTGCCCGTTTCACTGAAGTCGAAGCTAAAAAGACCGGGGCTTTTGTGGAAAACGGTTATAATATGATGGATAAAATAGTGATAAGATGGCGCAAGAAAACGGAGATAATATGGCAATAA
- the mazG gene encoding nucleoside triphosphate pyrophosphohydrolase → MDKNEDLKSFDRLVAIIERLRAPGGCPWDREQTHDSIKGNMLEEAYEAVETIDKGNMDKLCEELGDLLLQIVLHAQMAKDEGCFEIGDVIQRICDKLIYRHPHVFGEEKVSGASEVLANWEELKRKEGRGELLSGLPKNMPALAYAQAAARRVARVGFDWITVDDIIDKLCEEVAELQQAKDHRHKVMEFGDMLFTLVCVARRMDIDAEAALRACNERFYKRFSYMEKICAEKGRLLADMTLEEQNALWNEAKRELGDLS, encoded by the coding sequence TTGGACAAGAATGAAGACTTGAAGAGTTTCGACAGACTGGTGGCCATCATCGAGCGCCTTCGCGCCCCGGGCGGCTGTCCCTGGGACCGCGAGCAGACCCACGATTCGATCAAGGGCAACATGCTGGAGGAGGCCTACGAGGCGGTTGAGACTATCGATAAGGGAAATATGGACAAACTATGCGAAGAGCTGGGCGACCTGCTCCTGCAGATAGTTCTTCACGCCCAGATGGCCAAGGATGAAGGCTGCTTTGAAATAGGCGATGTGATTCAAAGAATATGCGACAAGCTGATATACAGGCACCCCCACGTTTTCGGTGAAGAGAAGGTCAGCGGCGCTTCAGAAGTCCTTGCCAACTGGGAGGAGCTTAAACGGAAGGAAGGCAGGGGCGAGCTGCTATCCGGCCTGCCTAAAAACATGCCGGCGCTGGCATACGCCCAGGCGGCGGCAAGGCGCGTAGCCCGCGTCGGGTTCGACTGGATCACCGTGGACGACATCATCGATAAGCTATGCGAAGAGGTCGCCGAGTTGCAGCAGGCGAAGGATCACCGCCATAAGGTGATGGAGTTCGGGGACATGCTCTTCACGCTGGTATGCGTAGCGAGACGCATGGACATAGATGCCGAGGCCGCGCTGAGGGCATGCAACGAACGCTTCTACAAACGCTTTTCATACATGGAGAAAATCTGCGCGGAAAAGGGACGGCTTCTGGCTGATATGACTCTCGAAGAGCAGAATGCGCTTTGGAACGAAGCTAAGCGGGAACTGGGTGATCTATCTTGA
- a CDS encoding DUF1461 domain-containing protein — protein MLAGRNFRIPFRVASILFIVCIPLFLLTSNIRWVANDLQFWEEGFEKYDVSAETGFSDEELIDISKGLIRYFNSGDIDDTMYIFSDDEIIHLRDVRGLIQLSYTIQWITLGYIIIFVAAGYTYKRRQMFSSLGKLVLTGSVAGLAALAATGIAAMIDFDWLFILFHRIFFTNDLWISSGYLPRIYTEGFFYDAAGAIAIAMVLQSLLIGAIAGGFLLRRRRRLAN, from the coding sequence ATGCTGGCGGGGAGAAACTTCCGAATTCCGTTCCGGGTCGCATCGATCCTTTTCATTGTATGCATTCCCCTGTTCCTTCTCACAAGCAACATAAGGTGGGTCGCCAACGATCTTCAGTTCTGGGAAGAGGGCTTCGAAAAATATGACGTCAGCGCGGAGACGGGATTCAGCGACGAAGAACTCATCGATATATCAAAAGGTCTGATCCGATATTTCAATTCCGGAGATATCGACGATACGATGTATATATTCAGTGACGATGAAATCATACATCTGCGCGACGTCAGAGGGCTGATTCAACTCAGCTACACGATTCAGTGGATAACGCTTGGCTACATCATTATCTTTGTGGCGGCAGGGTATACGTATAAGCGAAGGCAGATGTTTTCATCGTTAGGCAAGCTTGTCCTGACAGGCAGCGTCGCCGGTCTCGCCGCTCTGGCGGCGACAGGCATAGCCGCGATGATAGATTTCGACTGGCTGTTCATATTATTCCATCGGATATTCTTCACCAACGATTTGTGGATATCTTCGGGCTACCTGCCGCGAATATATACGGAAGGCTTCTTCTACGATGCGGCCGGGGCAATCGCGATAGCAATGGTATTACAATCGCTGTTAATCGGGGCGATAGCGGGGGGCTTCCTGCTGCGAAGGCGGAGACGCCTCGCGAACTAA
- a CDS encoding zinc ribbon domain-containing protein — protein sequence MPIYEYKCSKCDAKFERRCSFSDSDKKVSCPECKSPASKQLSAFAALSKGADGSSSPIAGGGGCGPSCPATSCTSCHH from the coding sequence ATGCCGATATACGAATATAAATGTTCAAAGTGCGATGCGAAGTTCGAGCGCAGGTGCTCCTTCAGCGATTCCGACAAGAAGGTCTCCTGCCCCGAATGCAAATCACCGGCAAGCAAACAGCTGTCCGCTTTTGCCGCCCTTTCAAAAGGGGCTGACGGCAGTTCATCTCCTATCGCCGGAGGCGGCGGCTGCGGTCCGTCGTGCCCCGCCACCTCATGCACCTCATGCCATCATTAG